A region of Saccharococcus thermophilus DNA encodes the following proteins:
- a CDS encoding DEAD/DEAH box helicase has product MKETLFERFDFQPFIMEAIKELRFYKPTEIQERVIPSVLRGESVIGQSQTGTGKTHAYLLPIIEKIDPEREAVQAVITAPTRELATQIYHEVLKIIKFCPAERQIAARCFIGGTDKQKALEKLKIQPHIVVGTPGRINDLIREQALNVHTATMLVVDEADLMLDMGFIVDVDQIAARMPKELQMLVFSATIPEKLKPFLKKYMENPKYIHVAPKQVAAEKIEHVLVPLRSRDKVKLLHDMLVAYNPYLAIVFTNTKKMADELADSLAEKGLKIGILHGDLSPRERKKMMKQIRDLEFQYIVATDLAARGIDIEGVSHVINYELPRDLQFYIHRVGRTARAGYTGIAATIYEPSDQDAITKLEKMGIEFLHRDLVRGEWVDLPPWNRRSKRAKQDEEIAPLLAKMKKPKQVKPGYKKKLLAEIEKQKKRLRRLKKQ; this is encoded by the coding sequence ATGAAAGAAACGTTATTTGAACGGTTTGACTTTCAGCCGTTTATTATGGAAGCAATTAAAGAGCTTCGTTTTTATAAACCGACAGAAATTCAAGAACGAGTTATTCCAAGCGTCCTTCGCGGGGAAAGCGTCATTGGCCAGTCGCAAACTGGAACAGGGAAAACCCATGCTTATTTACTGCCTATAATCGAAAAAATTGATCCGGAGCGCGAGGCGGTGCAGGCGGTGATTACGGCGCCAACGCGCGAACTTGCCACGCAAATTTATCATGAAGTGTTAAAAATTATAAAATTTTGTCCGGCCGAACGGCAAATTGCGGCGCGTTGTTTTATCGGCGGAACCGATAAGCAAAAAGCACTAGAAAAACTGAAAATACAGCCGCATATTGTTGTCGGAACGCCGGGAAGAATCAATGATCTTATTCGCGAGCAAGCCTTAAATGTGCACACGGCGACGATGCTGGTCGTTGATGAGGCTGATTTAATGCTTGATATGGGGTTTATCGTCGATGTGGACCAAATTGCGGCACGCATGCCGAAAGAATTGCAAATGCTCGTTTTTTCGGCGACGATTCCGGAAAAATTAAAGCCGTTTTTGAAAAAATACATGGAAAATCCGAAATATATTCATGTTGCGCCAAAGCAGGTGGCGGCAGAAAAGATTGAACATGTCCTCGTGCCGCTTCGCAGCCGTGACAAAGTGAAGCTGCTGCACGATATGCTCGTTGCCTATAACCCGTATTTAGCAATTGTATTTACGAATACGAAAAAAATGGCCGACGAATTGGCGGACAGCCTGGCGGAAAAGGGATTAAAAATCGGGATTTTACATGGCGATCTGTCGCCGCGCGAACGGAAAAAAATGATGAAACAAATTCGCGATTTAGAATTTCAATATATTGTCGCGACCGACTTAGCGGCGCGCGGCATTGATATTGAAGGGGTAAGCCACGTCATCAACTATGAGCTGCCTCGCGATTTGCAGTTTTACATTCACCGTGTCGGACGCACGGCACGCGCCGGCTACACTGGTATCGCGGCAACCATTTATGAACCGTCCGATCAGGATGCGATTACAAAATTAGAAAAAATGGGGATTGAGTTTTTGCATCGCGATCTTGTGCGCGGCGAATGGGTTGATTTGCCGCCTTGGAACCGGCGCAGCAAACGGGCCAAACAAGATGAGGAGATCGCGCCGCTGCTTGCGAAAATGAAAAAGCCGAAACAAGTGAAGCCGGGATATAAGAAAAAATTGCTCGCCGAAATAGAAAAACAAAAAAAGCGGTTGCGCCGCTTAAAGAAACAGTAA